From the genome of Biomphalaria glabrata chromosome 17, xgBioGlab47.1, whole genome shotgun sequence, one region includes:
- the LOC129923645 gene encoding kelch-like protein 40 isoform X3 produces the protein MALNEDYEDYKRYDSKLVLYLQKKSEIKEQKPEIRKKIPNKIKSKIEKGVMHSWSHVFARDKFCDFTIFIGDVEFPCHRFVINACSKFFEALLRSDIKEIIKVSTTVHGISEDIFRLVLGVMYGDSSALTAESMTGVWKAAHKLQIDFLMSACEDFILENMNIKDCFSIYADAHLLQSQKVLKSVLNFMTENFASVAKSENFGELLYEDFVNILLMKNVSVSVDFQIESILKWCVPSKSDDTQGSECRVSKLKEHQNDKD, from the exons ataTGATTCAAAACTAGTTCTGTATCTTCAGAAGAAAAGTGAAATCAAAGAACAGAAACCggaaataagaaagaaaatacCCAATAAAATCAAAAGTAAAATTGAGAAAGGCGTGATGCATAGCTGGAGTCACGTTTTTGCCAGGGATAAATTTTGTGACTTTACTATTTTTATAGGAGATGTTGAGTTTCCATGCCACAGATTTGTCATCAATGCGTGTTCAAAATTTTTTGAGGCTCTTTTAAGATCGGacataaaagaaattattaaagtatCAACAACTGTACATGGAATTTCCGAAGATATTTTTAGACTAGTTCTTGGTGTTATGTACGGAGATTCCAGTGCTTTGACTGCAGAATCTATGACTGGTGTCTGGAAAGCAGCGCATAAACTCCAGATAGACTTTTTGATGTCTGCTTGTGAAGACTTTATTCTAGAAAACATGAATATTAAAGACTGTTTTTCAATTTACGCTGATGCACATTTACTCCAGTcgcaaaaagttttaaaatcggTCTTAAATTTTATGACCGAAAATTTCGCTTCCGTCGCCAAGTCTGAGAATTTCGGGGAACTTCTCTATGAAGATTTTGTGAACATTTTGCTCATGAAAAATGTATCAGTCAGTGTAGATTTTCAAATCGAGTCTATTTTGAAGTGGTGCGTTCCTAGCAAGAGTGACGACACGCAAGGTAGCGAATGCAGGGTCTCCAAACTAA AAGAACACCAGAACGACAAAGATTAG
- the LOC129923645 gene encoding kelch-like protein 40 isoform X2, protein MSFKGYEDFKRYDSKLVLYLQKKSEIKEQKPEIRKKIPNKIKSKIEKGVMHSWSHVFARDKFCDFTIFIGDVEFPCHRFVINACSKFFEALLRSDIKEIIKVSTTVHGISEDIFRLVLGVMYGDSSALTAESMTGVWKAAHKLQIDFLMSACEDFILENMNIKDCFSIYADAHLLQSQKVLKSVLNFMTENFASVAKSENFGELLYEDFVNILLMKNVSVSVDFQIESILKWCVPSKSDDTQGSECRVSKLSNLLQVIQMSKMSKKCLASLLTNKLVQEDTAAVALVNAQAAKKVLECDYDSHRRSQDFFSEGFGEDIDISPLLSPSPHPPKRKQK, encoded by the exons aTGTCGTTTAAGGGCTACGAGGATTTCAAAAG ataTGATTCAAAACTAGTTCTGTATCTTCAGAAGAAAAGTGAAATCAAAGAACAGAAACCggaaataagaaagaaaatacCCAATAAAATCAAAAGTAAAATTGAGAAAGGCGTGATGCATAGCTGGAGTCACGTTTTTGCCAGGGATAAATTTTGTGACTTTACTATTTTTATAGGAGATGTTGAGTTTCCATGCCACAGATTTGTCATCAATGCGTGTTCAAAATTTTTTGAGGCTCTTTTAAGATCGGacataaaagaaattattaaagtatCAACAACTGTACATGGAATTTCCGAAGATATTTTTAGACTAGTTCTTGGTGTTATGTACGGAGATTCCAGTGCTTTGACTGCAGAATCTATGACTGGTGTCTGGAAAGCAGCGCATAAACTCCAGATAGACTTTTTGATGTCTGCTTGTGAAGACTTTATTCTAGAAAACATGAATATTAAAGACTGTTTTTCAATTTACGCTGATGCACATTTACTCCAGTcgcaaaaagttttaaaatcggTCTTAAATTTTATGACCGAAAATTTCGCTTCCGTCGCCAAGTCTGAGAATTTCGGGGAACTTCTCTATGAAGATTTTGTGAACATTTTGCTCATGAAAAATGTATCAGTCAGTGTAGATTTTCAAATCGAGTCTATTTTGAAGTGGTGCGTTCCTAGCAAGAGTGACGACACGCAAGGTAGCGAATGCAGGGTCTCCAAACTAAGTAATTTATTGCAAGTTATACAAATGTCTAAAATGTCAAAGAAATGCCTTGCTAGTTTATTAACCAACAAATTAGTTCAAGAAGATACAGCAGCAGTTGCACTGGTGAACGCGCAAGCAGCAAAAAAGGTGTTAGAGTGTGACTATGACAgccataggcgtagccaggattttttttcggaggGGTTTGGGGAGGATATTGATATTTCCCCCCTCctgtccccctccccccaccccccgaaaagaaaacaaaaataa
- the LOC129923645 gene encoding kelch-like protein 40 isoform X1: protein MALNEDYEDYKRYDSKLVLYLQKKSEIKEQKPEIRKKIPNKIKSKIEKGVMHSWSHVFARDKFCDFTIFIGDVEFPCHRFVINACSKFFEALLRSDIKEIIKVSTTVHGISEDIFRLVLGVMYGDSSALTAESMTGVWKAAHKLQIDFLMSACEDFILENMNIKDCFSIYADAHLLQSQKVLKSVLNFMTENFASVAKSENFGELLYEDFVNILLMKNVSVSVDFQIESILKWCVPSKSDDTQGSECRVSKLSNLLQVIQMSKMSKKCLASLLTNKLVQEDTAAVALVNAQAAKKVLECDYDSHRRSQDFFSEGFGEDIDISPLLSPSPHPPKRKQK, encoded by the coding sequence ataTGATTCAAAACTAGTTCTGTATCTTCAGAAGAAAAGTGAAATCAAAGAACAGAAACCggaaataagaaagaaaatacCCAATAAAATCAAAAGTAAAATTGAGAAAGGCGTGATGCATAGCTGGAGTCACGTTTTTGCCAGGGATAAATTTTGTGACTTTACTATTTTTATAGGAGATGTTGAGTTTCCATGCCACAGATTTGTCATCAATGCGTGTTCAAAATTTTTTGAGGCTCTTTTAAGATCGGacataaaagaaattattaaagtatCAACAACTGTACATGGAATTTCCGAAGATATTTTTAGACTAGTTCTTGGTGTTATGTACGGAGATTCCAGTGCTTTGACTGCAGAATCTATGACTGGTGTCTGGAAAGCAGCGCATAAACTCCAGATAGACTTTTTGATGTCTGCTTGTGAAGACTTTATTCTAGAAAACATGAATATTAAAGACTGTTTTTCAATTTACGCTGATGCACATTTACTCCAGTcgcaaaaagttttaaaatcggTCTTAAATTTTATGACCGAAAATTTCGCTTCCGTCGCCAAGTCTGAGAATTTCGGGGAACTTCTCTATGAAGATTTTGTGAACATTTTGCTCATGAAAAATGTATCAGTCAGTGTAGATTTTCAAATCGAGTCTATTTTGAAGTGGTGCGTTCCTAGCAAGAGTGACGACACGCAAGGTAGCGAATGCAGGGTCTCCAAACTAAGTAATTTATTGCAAGTTATACAAATGTCTAAAATGTCAAAGAAATGCCTTGCTAGTTTATTAACCAACAAATTAGTTCAAGAAGATACAGCAGCAGTTGCACTGGTGAACGCGCAAGCAGCAAAAAAGGTGTTAGAGTGTGACTATGACAgccataggcgtagccaggattttttttcggaggGGTTTGGGGAGGATATTGATATTTCCCCCCTCctgtccccctccccccaccccccgaaaagaaaacaaaaataa
- the LOC129923645 gene encoding kelch-like protein 40 isoform X4: MALNEDYEDYKRYDSKLVLYLQKKSEIKEQKPEIRKKIPNKIKSKIEKGVMHSWSHVFARDKFCDFTIFIGDVEFPCHRFVINACSKFFEALLRSDIKEIIKVSTTVHGISEDIFRLVLGVMYGDSSALTAESMTGVWKAAHKLQIDFLMSACEDFILENMNIKDCFSIYADAHLLQSQKVLKSVLNFMTENFASVAKSENFGELLYEDFVNILLMKNVSVSVDFQIESILKWCVPSKSDDTQEEHQNDKD; the protein is encoded by the exons ataTGATTCAAAACTAGTTCTGTATCTTCAGAAGAAAAGTGAAATCAAAGAACAGAAACCggaaataagaaagaaaatacCCAATAAAATCAAAAGTAAAATTGAGAAAGGCGTGATGCATAGCTGGAGTCACGTTTTTGCCAGGGATAAATTTTGTGACTTTACTATTTTTATAGGAGATGTTGAGTTTCCATGCCACAGATTTGTCATCAATGCGTGTTCAAAATTTTTTGAGGCTCTTTTAAGATCGGacataaaagaaattattaaagtatCAACAACTGTACATGGAATTTCCGAAGATATTTTTAGACTAGTTCTTGGTGTTATGTACGGAGATTCCAGTGCTTTGACTGCAGAATCTATGACTGGTGTCTGGAAAGCAGCGCATAAACTCCAGATAGACTTTTTGATGTCTGCTTGTGAAGACTTTATTCTAGAAAACATGAATATTAAAGACTGTTTTTCAATTTACGCTGATGCACATTTACTCCAGTcgcaaaaagttttaaaatcggTCTTAAATTTTATGACCGAAAATTTCGCTTCCGTCGCCAAGTCTGAGAATTTCGGGGAACTTCTCTATGAAGATTTTGTGAACATTTTGCTCATGAAAAATGTATCAGTCAGTGTAGATTTTCAAATCGAGTCTATTTTGAAGTGGTGCGTTCCTAGCAAGAGTGACGACACGCAAG AAGAACACCAGAACGACAAAGATTAG